In Eriocheir sinensis breed Jianghai 21 chromosome 12, ASM2467909v1, whole genome shotgun sequence, the following proteins share a genomic window:
- the LOC126997487 gene encoding uncharacterized protein LOC126997487 — protein sequence MDEEEEGREGDGVPSFIKINPVRRMCRGMEVEELDDAGGVEASSSSVVVCPAVLRQVCGQMRLSKGGRGVQWSLTSLAAVRGVLAARPYWRRCLCRAVEVPSVGERELVPLLSLMPPHRFIVIIVTNSSESLGSVVVGGESMIQAVYRSNNLPGLRPCLQSTSEPSLAFVSYDMGKGRQRRREHSRGAALTLLNGGCVKVGMILVGVIA from the exons atggatgaggaggaagagggcagggAAGGAGACGGCGTCCCCTCCTTCATTAAAATTAACCCCGTCAGGAGGATGTGCAG ggggatggaggtggaggagttggACGACGCCGGGGGGGTGGAGGCAAGTTCAAGCAGCGTGGTGGTGTGCCCCGCGGTGTTGCGACAAGTGTGCGGGCAGATGCGCCTCTCGAA AGGCGGGCGTGGGGTGCAGTGGTCCCTGACGTCCCTGGCGGCGGTGAGGGGCGTGCTGGCTGCCCGTCCGTACTGGCGCCGCTGCCTGTGCCGGGCCGTGGAGGTGCCCAGCGTCGGGGAGCGTGAGTTGGTGCCCCTGCTCTCCCTCATGCCGCCGCACcgcttcatcgtcatcatcgtcaccaaCTCCAGCGAAAG CCTTGGttcggtggtggtgggtggagagtCGATGATTCAGGCCGTGTATAGATCTAACAACCTCCCTGGGCTGCGGCCGTGCCTTCAGAGCACTAGTGAGCCCTCCCTCGCCTTCGTCAGCTACGACATGGGCAaggggcggcagcggcggcgggagCACAGCAGGGGCGCCGCGCTGACCCTGCTCAACGGGGGCTGCGTTAAGGTCGGCATGATCCTGGTGGGTGTTATCGCCTGA